GAAAAGGTGTTTTATGACGCCATGGCATTCTGGAATGACAAAGAAGGAATTGCTATGGGTGATCCCACCGAAGATTGTTTATCGGTAATTATGACAGAAGATGGTGGATCCACCTGGAAAAAACTGCCCTGCAGTCAATTGCCAAAAACGGTAGAAGGGGAGGCCGCCTTTGCTGCCAGTAACTCGAATATTGCACTTTATGGGAATCATGTTTGGATTGCAACCGGGGGAATTAAGGCACGAGTCTTTCATTCGCCGGACAAAGGCAAAACATGGGAAGTGTATGCTACACCTATAATTCAGGGAAAGGTGATGACCGGAATATACAGTATCGATTTTTATGATGAATCGGTAGGAGTAATCTTTGGTGGAAATTGGGACGATAAAGATTTTAACGAAGGAAATAAAGCAATTACTACCGATGGTGGTAAAACATGGAATTTAATCAGTAATGGAAAAGGACCCGGGTATCGTTCGAGTGTACGGTTTGTGCCGGGAACAAAAGGAAATGGAATTGTAGCCGTAGGCTCGCCCGGTATTTCTTATAGCAATGATAGAGGAGAGAGTTGGATAGAATTGTCATCGGAAGGCTTTTACGCCATCGAGTTTGTGAATGATACAGTGGCATTTGCAAGCGGTCCAAACAAGATATCGAAACTAACATTTAAGAAATAGAAAAAAGGAGCCTTTAAGACTCCTTTTTAAAAACTCGATTAAGTACTAATTAACCGAAATCACTAACAAAAACCAACATTTATTCTTTTCCTTTTCTATTTCTGTATTGTTTTAACAACTCTCTTTTAAATTCCTCCTCTGCCTTTTTTAGCTTAAGCACTTTCTTAGGCGATATTACCTTCCGAAGTTCCAAAATTAATTCACGCCTATATTCCAATTCTTTGGATTTTATCTCCAACAATTTGTCGATTAATGTATTTGCTTCCGCATCTGTAAGAGATTCCAGGCTGTCACGCTTAAAGACTCCCAGCTCCTTTCGTTCGGAGCGCCGCATTACGTCCATTTTGTCTTCATAGACTTTGTAGACCGGCCAGAATTTTTCTGCTTCGGCGGTTGATAGCGCTAAAACTTCGGTTATATGGGCTCTTTTAAGAGCCTTGATTTTTTCGTGTTTATTTTCTTGTGCACCCGCGGCTACACCTATAAATAAAACTAACAATAATAATTTTTTCATCTCTATTCTATTAGTAGTGCTGATTCGTCTATGGTATCCAAAAGATATGATTCGATAAGATCTTTTGAAAGTAAATTGTTTTCCAAAGTTATTCCTGAAATTTCATCGTCTTGCATAAGGGCCATCACGTCGTACACGTCAAAATCTGAATTTCCTTCTATATAGTCTGAAATACTGCTTATTTCTATTTCCTGAAACGTATTGGTTCCGGACTGATTTAATTTTATAACTGAAAATAATAAAACCAAAGCAGCAGCTATTGCGACTACATACCTCGTATAGGAATTGTTTAGCAACGAAACCACCTTGGATGGGGCTTCGGCGGAAGCAGCTTTTTGTAACACATTTTCTTCGAGTTGCTCAAAATAGCCTTCCGGAACTTTAAAACCCGATTGTTGCGGCAGCTCATTGGTTTGAGAAGAATCGAATAAACGCTTCTCAAAACCCTCAAAATAGCCTTTGGGGACTTTAAAACCGTGCTTGTATTTTTCTTCTTCTTGTTTCATGATACACTTTTGACTTTAAAAATTTTAAAAAGTTTCATTATCGGTTAAATAGGCCTTAATTTTTTGCACAGCAATATGATAACTGCTTTTTAGTCCGCCAACCGATGTGTCTAATACTTCTGAAAGGTCTTCATAGGTAATATCATCAAAGTACTTCATATTAAAAATTAGTTGTTGTCGCGGTGGAAGGGTAGCAATTGCCTTTTGTAGTTGTAACTGAATCTCACTTCCTTCAAAATACACATCACTTTCAAGATTAGAAATTGCGTGGTTCATCACTTCTTCACTCGAAGTTCCGGCTCTTTTGGCTTTTTTTGAAAGAAATGTAAGTGCTTCGTTAGTCGCAATTCGATACATCCAGGTATATAATTTGCTATCTCCTTTGAACTTATCAATATTTCTGAAGATTTTTATAAAGGTGTTCTGTAAAACATCATCGGTATCGTCGTGGTCCAAAAGAATCTTTCGCACATGCCAATACAATCGCTCCTTATATAAAGAAACTAATTCTCTAAACGCCGTTTCCTTATGTGCTACCGATTGTAGGGCACTTACTAAAGACTGTTCTTCAATCACAGACTATTTTCGTTTAAACTATGACTAATATAACTCCCAAGGGTTTAATTTTAGTTTTTTATGCTACTATAAAAGAAGCAAAATGTTAAATATTCCCGATTAAAAGCACTTTTTTTAGATAAAATGCAAATTTTATTTTTTTGTAGGAAAAATTTTACTACTTTCGCTAGATACTTCTTATGTATATGTTCTTTATTATTAGCCCCAACTGTAATAAGAACGCACTAAACGGGCCTAAGCGGGGGCTGGCCCGTTTTTTTTATGCTTAAAAGTTTGTAAGTGAAATTATCTTTGTTTGTAGGAAAAGATAATTTCACTTTATTAAAAAAATCGATGAAATGCATAGTTTATAGATAAAATGCAAATTTTATTTGGTAGATTCAAAAGTTAAATATATATTTGACTCATACTTATGTTAAAAGTGTTGCCGCGTGCCCCAAATGCGGTGACAAAAATAAAGAAAGAGCGGTGCCCCAAATCGCTCTTTTTTTTTATGCAAAAGATTGCATTTCTACGAGGCTGTAATACACCCCTTTTTTGTCCAGTAATTCTTTGTGTTTTCCTTGTTCCACTATGGTACCTTTGGAGAGCACAACAATAGTATCGGCATTTTGAATAGTTGATAGTCGATGTGCTATTACAATAGAGGTTCGATTCTTCATCATGTTTTCCAATGCTTCCTGTACTAATCGTTCACTTTCGGTATCCAACGCTGAAGTTGCTTCGTCCAAAATCATTATGGGTGGATTTTTCAGAACGGCTCGAGCAATGCTCAGGCGTTGTTTTTGTCCGCCACTTAATTTGTTACCGCTATCACCAATGTTGGTATCGATTCCCTTTGGTAAAATTGAAACAAATTCCCAGGCATTGGCAACTTTTAAAGCCTCAATGATCTCATCATCGGTCGCGGTTTCCTTGGCAACCAACAAATTTCCCTTAATAGTATCGTTAAATAATATGGAGTCTTGCGTTACTAACCCTAGAAGGCTTCGTAACGATTTTTGAGTGATGTCTTTAATACTTAGCCCGTCAATTTTAATCTCACCTTTATTTACGTCATAGAATCTGGTTACCAAATTAGCAATCGTACTCTTCCCGCTACCGCTTTGACCCACAAGTGCAACGGTATGTCCTTTGGGAACGGTAAGTGAAAATTTTTGAAGCACCCAATCGTCTTCATATTTAAAGGAAATATTTTCGAGAGCAATTTCACTCGAAAATCCTTCTTTCTCAATGGCATTGGGAGCATCTTTGATGGCCGATTCGGTTTCGAGGATTTCTAAGACACGTTCGGCAGCGGCATTTCCTTTTTTTACACCATAACTTGCCTT
This genomic stretch from Ulvibacter sp. MAR_2010_11 harbors:
- a CDS encoding oxidoreductase, which encodes MRILLSFLIASLLIACGNPTAPEFTHLEIKPVFTDSLSIRAIAPLDENRVWFAANKGMVGLIDKETPKLAAFKYGDSLLQFRAIATTKNTVFVLSVANPGVLYKIGFDSNEATAVEEVYVEKGEKVFYDAMAFWNDKEGIAMGDPTEDCLSVIMTEDGGSTWKKLPCSQLPKTVEGEAAFAASNSNIALYGNHVWIATGGIKARVFHSPDKGKTWEVYATPIIQGKVMTGIYSIDFYDESVGVIFGGNWDDKDFNEGNKAITTDGGKTWNLISNGKGPGYRSSVRFVPGTKGNGIVAVGSPGISYSNDRGESWIELSSEGFYAIEFVNDTVAFASGPNKISKLTFKK
- a CDS encoding sensor of ECF-type sigma factor, which codes for MKKLLLLVLFIGVAAGAQENKHEKIKALKRAHITEVLALSTAEAEKFWPVYKVYEDKMDVMRRSERKELGVFKRDSLESLTDAEANTLIDKLLEIKSKELEYRRELILELRKVISPKKVLKLKKAEEEFKRELLKQYRNRKGKE
- a CDS encoding RNA polymerase sigma factor; its protein translation is MIEEQSLVSALQSVAHKETAFRELVSLYKERLYWHVRKILLDHDDTDDVLQNTFIKIFRNIDKFKGDSKLYTWMYRIATNEALTFLSKKAKRAGTSSEEVMNHAISNLESDVYFEGSEIQLQLQKAIATLPPRQQLIFNMKYFDDITYEDLSEVLDTSVGGLKSSYHIAVQKIKAYLTDNETF